The following coding sequences are from one Humulus lupulus chromosome X, drHumLupu1.1, whole genome shotgun sequence window:
- the LOC133803149 gene encoding elongation factor 1-gamma-like isoform X1 — translation MPPEYLRVVTAKGYCCKIKHKLLTKEKEEEKEGPFANPKRSSFFHTKPQLLRFQKVEGFYQVLKMALVLHAGNTNKNGFKALIAAEYSGVKVELVKNFEMGVSNKTPEFLKMNPIGKVPVLETSDGPIFESNAIARYVARLKADNPLLGSSLIENAHVEQWIDFATLEIDVNILRWFIPRIGFAVYLPPSEEATIAALKRALDALNTYLASNTYLVGHSVTLADIVMICNLTLGFSRILTKSFTSEFPHVERYFWTMVNLPNFHKILGEVKQADSVPPVQSKKPSQVQAAKPKAKDEPKKEEEAKKEKAKPKVEETAEEEEAPKPKAKNPLDLLPPSKMILDEWKRLYSNTKTNFREVAIKGFWDMYDPEGYSLWFCDYKYNNENTVSFVTLNKVGGFLQRMDLARKYAFGKMLVIGSEPPYKVKGLWLFRGQEVPQFIIDECYDMELYEWRKVDITDEAQKERASQMIEDYEPFEGEALLDAKCFK, via the exons ATGCCTCCCGAATATTTGAGAGTAGTGACTGCAAAAGGATATTGTTGTAAAATTAAGCACAAATTgttaacaaaagaaaaagaagaagaaaaagaaggtcCGTTCGCAAACCCTAAAAGAAGCTCCTTCTTCCACACTAAACCTCAACTGTTGCGGTTTCAG AAAGTTGAAGGCTTCTATCAAGTGTTAAAAATGGCTCTG GTCCTACACGCGGGAAATACCAATAAAAATGGTTTCAAGGCACTTATTGCTGCAGAATACAGCGGCGTTAAAGTGGAATTGGTCAAGAACTTTGAGATGGGTGTTTCAAATAAAACTCCAGAATTTCTTAAAATGAACCCCATTGGAAAG GTTCCTGTTTTGGAAACATCTGATGGTCCCATATTTGAGAGCAATGCCATTGCACGCTATG TTGCTCGCTTGAAGGCCGATAATCCTCTTCTTGGATCTTCATTGATTGAAAAT GCTCATGTGGAGCAATGGATTGATTTTGCAACTTTGGAGATTGATGTCAATATTTTGCGTTGGTTTATTCCACGAATTGGGTTTGCTGTTTACCTCCCTCCA TCTGAGGAAGCTACAATTGCTGCACTGAAGAGAGCACTTGATGCTTTGAATACTTATCTTGCTTCCAATACTTACTTGGTTGGACATTCTGTTACATTAGCTGATATAGTTATGATATGTAATTTGACCTTGGGATTTAGTCGCATTCTAACCAAGAGTTTTACCTCTGAGTTTCCTCACGTTGAGAGATACTTTTGGACCATGGTTAATCTGCCGAATTTCCATAAAATATTGGGTGAGGTGAAACAAGCAGACTCTGTCCCACCTGTTCAGTCGAAGAAGCCTTCACAGGTGCAAGCTGCCAAACCAAAAGCCAAGGATGAGCCAAAGAAAGAGGAGGAAGCAAAGAAAGAAAAAGCTAAACCTAAAGTAGAGGAGACTGCTGAGGAAGAAGAGGCACCCAAGCCCAAGGCAAAGAACCCTCTTGACCTTTTGCCTCCCAGTAAGATGATTCTTGATGAGTGGAAGAGGCTTTACTCTAACACCAAGACAAACTTCCGTGAAGTTGCTATCAAAG GATTCTGGGACATGTATGATCCAGAGGGTTACTCTCTATGGTTTTGTGATTACAAGTACAACAACGAGAATACTGTCTCATTTGTGACTTTGAACAAGGTGGGTGGTTTTCTGCAGCGAATGGATTTGGCTCGTAAATATGCATTTGGAAAGATGTTGGTGATTGGTTCAGAGCCACCATACAAGGTGAAAGGATTATGGCTATTCCGTGGACAAGAGGTTCCTCAGTTTATCATCGATGAGTGTTATGATATGGAGCTGTATGAGTGGCGCAAGGTTGACATTACTGACGAAGCTCAGAAGGAGCGTGCTAGCCAGATGATTGAAGATTATGAGCCTTTTGAGGGAGAGGCTTTATTGGACGCCAAATGTTTCAAGTAA
- the LOC133803149 gene encoding elongation factor 1-gamma-like isoform X2, translated as MALVLHAGNTNKNGFKALIAAEYSGVKVELVKNFEMGVSNKTPEFLKMNPIGKVPVLETSDGPIFESNAIARYVARLKADNPLLGSSLIENAHVEQWIDFATLEIDVNILRWFIPRIGFAVYLPPSEEATIAALKRALDALNTYLASNTYLVGHSVTLADIVMICNLTLGFSRILTKSFTSEFPHVERYFWTMVNLPNFHKILGEVKQADSVPPVQSKKPSQVQAAKPKAKDEPKKEEEAKKEKAKPKVEETAEEEEAPKPKAKNPLDLLPPSKMILDEWKRLYSNTKTNFREVAIKGFWDMYDPEGYSLWFCDYKYNNENTVSFVTLNKVGGFLQRMDLARKYAFGKMLVIGSEPPYKVKGLWLFRGQEVPQFIIDECYDMELYEWRKVDITDEAQKERASQMIEDYEPFEGEALLDAKCFK; from the exons ATGGCTCTG GTCCTACACGCGGGAAATACCAATAAAAATGGTTTCAAGGCACTTATTGCTGCAGAATACAGCGGCGTTAAAGTGGAATTGGTCAAGAACTTTGAGATGGGTGTTTCAAATAAAACTCCAGAATTTCTTAAAATGAACCCCATTGGAAAG GTTCCTGTTTTGGAAACATCTGATGGTCCCATATTTGAGAGCAATGCCATTGCACGCTATG TTGCTCGCTTGAAGGCCGATAATCCTCTTCTTGGATCTTCATTGATTGAAAAT GCTCATGTGGAGCAATGGATTGATTTTGCAACTTTGGAGATTGATGTCAATATTTTGCGTTGGTTTATTCCACGAATTGGGTTTGCTGTTTACCTCCCTCCA TCTGAGGAAGCTACAATTGCTGCACTGAAGAGAGCACTTGATGCTTTGAATACTTATCTTGCTTCCAATACTTACTTGGTTGGACATTCTGTTACATTAGCTGATATAGTTATGATATGTAATTTGACCTTGGGATTTAGTCGCATTCTAACCAAGAGTTTTACCTCTGAGTTTCCTCACGTTGAGAGATACTTTTGGACCATGGTTAATCTGCCGAATTTCCATAAAATATTGGGTGAGGTGAAACAAGCAGACTCTGTCCCACCTGTTCAGTCGAAGAAGCCTTCACAGGTGCAAGCTGCCAAACCAAAAGCCAAGGATGAGCCAAAGAAAGAGGAGGAAGCAAAGAAAGAAAAAGCTAAACCTAAAGTAGAGGAGACTGCTGAGGAAGAAGAGGCACCCAAGCCCAAGGCAAAGAACCCTCTTGACCTTTTGCCTCCCAGTAAGATGATTCTTGATGAGTGGAAGAGGCTTTACTCTAACACCAAGACAAACTTCCGTGAAGTTGCTATCAAAG GATTCTGGGACATGTATGATCCAGAGGGTTACTCTCTATGGTTTTGTGATTACAAGTACAACAACGAGAATACTGTCTCATTTGTGACTTTGAACAAGGTGGGTGGTTTTCTGCAGCGAATGGATTTGGCTCGTAAATATGCATTTGGAAAGATGTTGGTGATTGGTTCAGAGCCACCATACAAGGTGAAAGGATTATGGCTATTCCGTGGACAAGAGGTTCCTCAGTTTATCATCGATGAGTGTTATGATATGGAGCTGTATGAGTGGCGCAAGGTTGACATTACTGACGAAGCTCAGAAGGAGCGTGCTAGCCAGATGATTGAAGATTATGAGCCTTTTGAGGGAGAGGCTTTATTGGACGCCAAATGTTTCAAGTAA
- the LOC133803955 gene encoding uncharacterized protein LOC133803955, translating to MTMSLTRRSMQISSLLFSLLLLCFSGLARASDPVNSKSESKSSSAGIKVLIICLGLVAVIGFCVLLFKLWQKKKREEQHARLLKLFEDDDELEVELGIRD from the exons atgaCTATGTCCCTTACGCGAAGATCCATGCAAATCTCATCTCTGCTCTTCTCGCTTTTGCTGCTCTGCTTTTCGG GTTTAGCGAGAGCAAGCGATCCTGTAAATTCGAAATCTGAGAGCAAATCAAGCTCGGCAGGGATCAAGGTACTGATTATATGCCTGGGTTTGGTAGCAGTAATTGGATTCTGTGTCTTGTTATTCAAATTATGGCAGAAAAAGAAGAGGGAAGAACAACACGCTCGTCTTCTCAAGCTGTTTGAGGATGACGATGAGCTTGAGGTTGAATTAGGTATTCGCGATTGA